ACGTAGTGAAAGATGTAAGAATGGTGATCCTTCGAACCAGTCGTCCATCAAGTCTATCCGCAGGGAAACTCTTTGATCTTTCGCTTCAAGGATTTTGCGATGTGAGTTCTCGAAATTtctgtaaaagaaatattttaatataaatttgaatatgtcGCAGGTTTTCAAAACCTCTGCAGCGTATCTGAACTTCCTGCGAACGATGACAGCATGAAAAATCATCAACGAGTCATCAGGGAAGTTTATGACTCTAACTTTACAATCACAGATACACAATTTTCCCTTGCGTATATCTTCTACTGAATATTGCAGATAACTATTAAGCGAAGTAAACTCCGAATGATCAAAAATAACAGAGCTATCGAACGATACTGACAATACTCACTAACATTTTTTACAGACACATTGTTCCATCATTTTCTACAAATATTCCGAACGTATTATATAACGTTAAAATGCATCTTCATGTTGTAAGCGATATAGTCATTGTGAGCATATTTTAATAAAGAGTTTTGTTGCACAAGACAAGAAGCAACCAAAGAAAATTATCTATCCAGTAAACGGTGTAGCACAAATGGTCGTAATGGCTCGTGACGTTGATTTCTCCCATCAAACTTGGAAACGCATCGAAACTCCTTTCCATATTAAAATTGTTCGGATGATTGCTATTCGATATCAAATTACCGTCTATTCGATGTCAATTTACCACATAACGCAGGCGCAATGGTGTTCCCAAACGAAACCACCCTCGTCACGAGTCAGTTTCGCTCAAACGCTCAAATCAACCTCCACCATGAAAAGTGACAATAGCATATCCGGACCGACGAGCGTGGAGGAGGATTTGAATTACACCATGAGATTTGTGCGACTGAATCTACAGATGGTCGGTGCCTGGCCGCTTCCGAACACTTCACCCATCTACTCGAAGATCCTGAAGACGATCCCCATCCTCGTCGCCTACTTTCTCTACTTCCTGGTGATAGTACCAGGCTTCCTCTACATGTTCCTCAAAACGAAAAGTGGTCAGGTCAGATTAAAGGTGTTCGGCCCAATCCTCAACTGCTGCATGCAGTTCATCAAATACACGATCCTCCTGCTTCGATCCAAACAGATCAGAGACTGTTTGGATGTGATCAGACAGGACTGGATCGAAGCTACCGAAGAGGATCGATCGATATTACATTCCAGAGGGATGCTCGGACGAAAATTAATATTGACAGTGATGCTCACTTTGTACGGCGGTGGTTTATGTTACCGTACTATCATACCTCTTATGAAGGGACCCATTACATTACCGAACAACGTCACCATAAGACCGATGGCCTGTGCGGGCTACTTCGTCTTCATCAACGAACAACAGACACCGACTTATGAGATTGTCTTTACCTTGCAGTTCTTCAGTGGTATTATTACCTATGCCACGTCTAGCGGGTCGTATGGTATTTTCACGGTGTTCGTTCTGCACGTGTGCAGTTTGTTGAGGATGCTGAATAAGAAGATGAAGAGTCTTGATGAAGGGGCGGATTTGAGCGAGAGAACGGTGAATTACAAGATTGCGGATATAGTGGAACATGAGAGGAAGATAAAGGGGTGAGTAGAAGTTTCGAGGGGTATGTTGAGATTCGATGTGGTTCTGTGGGTAAGCGATAGCGATAGTGCAACTCATCGTCGGATGCGTGGGGATTTGGCTTGTGATAATTTGATGTGTGGTGATTTAGCATGGAACACCTTGACACGTAGGGATTCAATGCGCAGTAATTCGGAATGTGATGATACGGCGTGTGGTAACTTGACGCAGTATAATTCGGGACGTGGGTAATttcgatgcatggtaatttACCACGTaggaatttgacgcgtggaaattcgggacaTCAGTAATTCGGCACAtagtaattcaacacgtaggtaattcgatgcgtaggaaattccatgcgtggaaattcgatgcgtagataatTGCGCGTGGGTAATGTGGCGCatgagtaattcgacgcgtggtaattcgatgtgtaggtaattcaacgcgtggtaattcgatacttggtaattcgacgcgtggtaattcgattgtaaataat
Above is a window of Megachile rotundata isolate GNS110a chromosome 12, iyMegRotu1, whole genome shotgun sequence DNA encoding:
- the LOC100874728 gene encoding odorant receptor 13a-like isoform X1; translation: MVVMARDVDFSHQTWKRIETPFHIKIVRMIAIRYQITVYSMSIYHITQAQWCSQTKPPSSRVSFAQTLKSTSTMKSDNSISGPTSVEEDLNYTMRFVRLNLQMVGAWPLPNTSPIYSKILKTIPILVAYFLYFLVIVPGFLYMFLKTKSGQVRLKVFGPILNCCMQFIKYTILLLRSKQIRDCLDVIRQDWIEATEEDRSILHSRGMLGRKLILTVMLTLYGGGLCYRTIIPLMKGPITLPNNVTIRPMACAGYFVFINEQQTPTYEIVFTLQFFSGIITYATSSGSYGIFTVFVLHVCSLLRMLNKKMKSLDEGADLSERTVNYKIADIVEHERKIKGFFENVEAITQYICFVDIMGNTCLICLMGYRIITEPQKSDPMFITICIILQTSFIFCSFILCYIGQLLVDENNVVGMTSVMLDWYRLPIKKARCLVLIIAMSNYPMQLTAGKIVEISLVTFTDVSSEKSFSILYIQNVIYCTYLKIVI
- the LOC100874728 gene encoding odorant receptor 13a-like isoform X2, whose protein sequence is MVVMARDVDFSHQTWKRIETPFHIKIVRMIAIRYQITVYSMSIYHITQAQWCSQTKPPSSRVSFAQTLKSTSTMKSDNSISGPTSVEEDLNYTMRFVRLNLQMVGAWPLPNTSPIYSKILKTIPILVAYFLYFLVIVPGFLYMFLKTKSGQVRLKVFGPILNCCMQFIKYTILLLRSKQIRDCLDVIRQDWIEATEEDRSILHSRGMLGRKLILTVMLTLYGGGLCYRTIIPLMKGPITLPNNVTIRPMACAGYFVFINEQQTPTYEIVFTLQFFSGIITYATSSGSYGIFTVFVLHVCSLLRMLNKKMKSLDEGADLSERTVNYKIADIVEHERKIKGFFENVEAITQYICFVDIMGNTCLICLMGYRIITEPQKSDPMFITICIILQTSFIFCSFILCYIGQLLVDENNVVGMTSVMLDWYRLPIKKARCLVLIIAMSNYPMQLTAGKIVEISLVTFTDIMKMSMAYLNILREVV